One Lycium barbarum isolate Lr01 chromosome 5, ASM1917538v2, whole genome shotgun sequence genomic window carries:
- the LOC132640395 gene encoding F-box protein At2g26160-like produces the protein MAQEMPDWSELQHDLLVLIRRRINLIEDFLNFGIVCKSWHSVPTKNNFNSDLPRIPWLMLAEEEEDKDCRKFFSLYNGMILNKRIPKATGKRCMESMGWLITVGKDEGEISLLHPFSGVQIQLPHQNTTEDYDEHETGFPFTFIGKAVLSASPSHTSDFVLMVVEGNLRFLSFWRPADSRWTRISWVAADHSPFVDVVYFNGHFYAVNYRCQVVVCDVAGPEPTKKSHIVAQLPFDPLEVIGNLYILESLGSLFVVVRDDVYIKPVKDDCDTRMRFPLTYVPWEGASVLQDGEKLIYGTTAFRVFQVDIAVDGKVKVTQTKELGDRAFFLGANSSLSIQASQFPGIKPNHIYFTDDFFESYLIFAEGGGLDMGVCNLADGSIQLHYEAVSLSPVCPPTWVTPTLY, from the coding sequence ATGGCTCAAGAGATGCCTGATTGGTCGGAACTTCAACACGATCTGCTTGTTCTCATCCGTAGGCGTATCAATTTGATTGAAGATTTCCTAAATTTTGGCATTGTATGCAAATCCTGGCACTCAGTACCTACCAAGAACAATTTTAACAGTGACCTGCCTAGAATTCCATGGCTGATGTTAGCTGAAGAGGAAGAAGATAAAGACTGTCGAAAATTCTTCAGTCTCTATAATGGTATGATTTTGAATAAGCGGATTCCTAAAGCCACAGGAAAACGATGTATGGAGTCCATGGGTTGGCTTATCACAGTGGGAAAAGACGAGGGTGAAATCAGTTTACTACATCCTTTCTCCGGTGTTCAGATTCAATTGCCGCATCAAAATACCACAGAAGATTACGACGAACACGAGACTGGATTTCCATTTACGTTTATTGGTAAGGCGGTTTTGTCAGCTAGTCCTTCTCATACATCTGACTTCGTTCTCATGGTCGTTGAGGGAAACCTTAGATTCCTCAGTTTTTGGCGACCTGCTGATTCGAGATGGACCCGGATTAGTTGGGTTGCAGCTGACCACTCTCCATTTGTTGATGTGGTATATTTTAATGGCCACTTTTATGCTGTCAATTATCGCTGCCAGGTCGTAGTTTGTGATGTTGCTGGCCCTGAACCCACTAAAAAAAGTCATATTGTGGCGCAGCTACCATTTGATCCTCTAGAAGTTATAGGTAACTTATACATCCTAGAATCACTAGGATCATTATTTGTAGTTGTGAGAGATGATGTTTACATAAAACCCGTCAAAGATGATTGTGACACAAGGATGAGGTTTCCATTGACGTACGTCCCATGGGAAGGTGCGTCGGTGCTTCAGGATGGGGAGAAGCTTATATATGGGACAACAGCTTTTCGAGTTTTCCAGGTGGATATAGCTGTTGATGGCAAAGTAAAAGTAACGCAAACCAAGGAATTAGGGGACAGAGCTTTTTTCCTGGGTGCTAATTCTTCTCTTTCTATCCAAGCATCTCAATTTCCAGGAATCAAGCCCAATCATATTTATTTTACAGACGATTTTTTCGAATCATATCTCATTTTTGCAGAAGGAGGAGGCTTGGACATGGGGGTTTGCAACTTAGCGGATGGCAGCATCCAGCTGCATTATGAGGCTGTTTCCCTCAGTCCTGTTTGTCCTCCGACTTGGGTCACACCAACTTTGTATTAG